From a single Ignavibacteria bacterium genomic region:
- a CDS encoding triose-phosphate isomerase: protein MRTKVIAGNWKMNNDLNGTIELISGIKAELANKNIEAKLIVCPPFTSLETARELLKGSNVGLGAQNMYFEESGAYTGEISASMLKSVGVEFVILGHSERRTIFGESDETINKKVKKALAAGLKPIFCIGETLEERETGVTFDVIKRQVEKGLAGVSVSEMSDVIIAYEPVWAIGTGKVASPAQAQEVHAFIRGELVKHFGSETAEKTIIQYGGSVKPDNARELLGQPDIDGALVGGACLKADSFVGIAL from the coding sequence ATGAGAACTAAAGTTATCGCCGGTAACTGGAAGATGAACAACGACCTTAATGGTACTATTGAACTTATTTCGGGTATAAAAGCTGAACTGGCAAATAAAAATATCGAAGCAAAGCTTATCGTTTGTCCCCCCTTCACTTCACTTGAGACAGCCAGAGAGCTGCTGAAGGGAAGCAATGTGGGACTCGGAGCTCAGAACATGTATTTTGAAGAGAGTGGAGCATACACAGGCGAGATATCAGCTTCGATGCTGAAATCTGTCGGTGTTGAATTTGTCATTCTTGGACATTCCGAAAGGAGAACCATTTTTGGTGAGTCTGATGAAACAATCAACAAAAAAGTGAAAAAAGCTCTTGCCGCAGGTTTGAAGCCGATCTTCTGCATAGGAGAGACACTTGAAGAAAGAGAAACAGGAGTAACTTTTGATGTCATAAAAAGACAGGTCGAAAAAGGTCTTGCGGGAGTTTCTGTATCAGAGATGTCGGATGTAATTATTGCTTACGAACCCGTTTGGGCTATTGGAACGGGGAAAGTTGCCTCACCGGCTCAGGCACAGGAAGTGCATGCATTCATCAGAGGGGAACTTGTAAAACATTTTGGAAGTGAAACGGCTGAAAAAACCATCATCCAATATGGCGGAAGCGTAAAACCTGATAATGCAAGGGAGTTACTTGGTCAGCCTGACATAGATGGAGCTTTGGTGGGTGGTGCCTGTCTTAAAGCAGATTCTTTTGTTGGTATAGCTCTCTAA